One stretch of Chryseobacterium indologenes DNA includes these proteins:
- a CDS encoding phosphoribosylformylglycinamidine synthase — protein sequence MSNNKRIFVEKRGIFDVESPKIFDEVKAVVPAIQSVKVYNVYDIFNLNNGEFEKVVNNTFVDPVTDILHTENPAKSIHFGMEFLPGQYDQRADSAQQCIALLTENEKSKVRSGKLIEFEGVSEADLVKIKDLLINKVESQEKDLSVLDIPADEIPSKVLIHENFINFNGAELENFYNNHGFALGLDDLKFIQEYFKTEERNPTETELKVLDTYWSDHCRHTTFETELSDIQFEGKFKHTLDTIFNDYIEKRKFLGRELKPISLMDLATVCGKYFHKTGNLDNLVISDEINACTIQIEAEYDGKKEPWYLLFKNETHNHPTEIEPFGGASTCLGGAIRDPLSGRSFVFQAMRLTGAADVLEPVNKTLPGKLPQKTITKQAANGYSSYGNQIGLATTMVSEIYDEGYKAKRMEVGFVTGAVPVDWVRREKPANGDSIIILGGATGRDGVGGASGSSKEQDETSIHTMSSEVQKGNAVEERKIQRLFRNPELTKLIKKSNDFGAGGVSVAIGEIADSLEVNLDVLPLKYEGLNGTELAISESQERMAVVVDPKDKEKFIKFCEAENIVAVEVAKVTDSGRMQMFWKGDKIVDLSRAFLDTNGCSKSQEVKINHLEEVKTETKVFSEENFVNILKDKNVASQKGLLEMFDSSVGGTTVAMPLGGKYQQTLMEGSVQTLPILGAKDIKTVSLASWGFDAEISKQNSLLGASYAVVESVAKIVAMGGDYKNIRLSFQEYFEKLGHAPEKWGKPLASLLGAYDAQINLGLAAIGGKDSMSGTYQDLNVPPTLISFACANGEKQNIISPEFKTAGNKVYFFNHIAQESGLPNYEALKEVYEFIFENIKSEKIVSVKTVKDGGVAVALAKMSFGNRLGAEINADENTLLAKNIGSLIIEAKEELSNASLQLIGEVKDSGILKVNNLETRITDLEAAHTGTFENLFPTVEKEKITVEIDEKSNSVNPRNIIIKKHGIAQPKVFAPVFPGTNCEYDTLNAFQKEGAVVSSLPLINISHQLLDESIDAWVEEIKTSQILAFSGGFSAGDEPDGSAKFIVNVLKNEKMRNAVHELLDRDGMIIGICNGFQALVKSGLLPYGRIKDLDENSPTLAHNAIRRHISQMVTVKVVNDESPWLKGMKGQTYTIPISHGEGRFMASEEEIKKLYENGQIATQYIDFDGNIAHGMPFNPNNSLFGIEGVTSPCGKIYGRMGHPERFTEGLMRNIPTANYHNIFKNGVEYFK from the coding sequence ATGTCTAATAACAAAAGAATTTTCGTAGAAAAAAGAGGAATTTTCGATGTTGAAAGTCCAAAAATTTTTGATGAAGTAAAAGCAGTTGTTCCGGCAATTCAAAGTGTTAAAGTCTACAATGTGTATGACATCTTCAATTTGAATAACGGGGAATTCGAGAAAGTAGTCAACAACACTTTCGTAGATCCTGTTACTGATATTTTACATACAGAAAACCCAGCAAAAAGCATCCACTTTGGAATGGAGTTCCTTCCTGGTCAGTATGATCAGAGAGCAGATTCTGCACAACAGTGTATCGCTTTATTAACAGAAAATGAAAAATCAAAAGTAAGAAGTGGAAAGCTGATTGAGTTTGAAGGAGTATCAGAAGCTGATTTGGTGAAGATCAAAGATCTTTTGATCAATAAAGTGGAATCTCAGGAAAAAGACCTGTCTGTACTTGATATTCCTGCTGATGAAATACCATCAAAAGTTTTGATCCATGAAAACTTTATCAATTTCAATGGTGCTGAACTGGAGAATTTCTATAACAACCATGGTTTTGCATTAGGATTAGATGATCTGAAATTTATTCAGGAATATTTTAAAACTGAAGAAAGAAACCCTACAGAAACAGAACTGAAAGTATTAGATACGTACTGGAGTGATCACTGTCGTCATACGACTTTCGAAACAGAATTGTCAGACATTCAGTTTGAAGGAAAATTCAAACATACATTAGATACTATTTTCAATGATTATATCGAAAAAAGGAAATTCTTAGGCCGTGAATTGAAGCCTATTTCCTTAATGGATTTAGCAACAGTATGTGGTAAATATTTCCATAAAACAGGTAATCTGGACAACCTTGTGATTTCTGATGAGATCAACGCCTGTACCATCCAGATTGAAGCAGAATACGATGGTAAAAAAGAGCCTTGGTATTTATTATTCAAAAACGAAACGCACAACCATCCAACGGAAATTGAGCCTTTCGGTGGAGCTTCCACTTGTTTAGGTGGTGCGATTAGAGATCCATTATCCGGAAGATCTTTCGTATTCCAGGCGATGAGATTAACAGGAGCTGCAGACGTTTTAGAACCAGTAAACAAAACTTTACCAGGGAAATTACCTCAGAAAACAATTACAAAACAAGCCGCGAACGGATATTCATCTTACGGTAACCAGATTGGTCTTGCTACCACGATGGTTTCTGAAATCTATGATGAAGGGTACAAAGCAAAAAGAATGGAAGTTGGTTTCGTTACCGGAGCCGTTCCTGTAGATTGGGTAAGACGTGAAAAACCTGCTAATGGTGATTCTATTATTATTTTAGGAGGTGCAACCGGCCGTGATGGAGTAGGAGGAGCAAGCGGAAGTTCAAAAGAACAGGACGAAACTTCTATCCATACCATGAGTTCTGAAGTGCAGAAAGGAAATGCTGTAGAAGAACGTAAAATCCAGAGATTATTCAGAAATCCTGAACTGACAAAACTAATCAAAAAGTCAAATGACTTTGGAGCTGGAGGTGTTTCCGTTGCTATCGGTGAAATTGCAGACTCTTTAGAAGTAAATCTAGATGTACTACCATTAAAATACGAAGGATTAAATGGAACAGAACTAGCTATCTCTGAATCTCAAGAGAGAATGGCGGTTGTAGTAGATCCGAAAGACAAAGAAAAATTCATCAAATTCTGTGAAGCTGAAAACATTGTCGCGGTAGAAGTAGCAAAAGTAACAGACTCAGGAAGAATGCAGATGTTCTGGAAAGGAGACAAAATCGTTGATCTTTCAAGAGCATTCCTTGACACCAATGGATGTTCAAAATCTCAGGAGGTAAAAATTAACCACCTTGAAGAAGTAAAAACAGAAACTAAGGTATTCAGCGAAGAAAACTTTGTGAATATTTTAAAAGACAAAAACGTAGCTTCCCAAAAAGGACTATTGGAAATGTTCGACTCTTCAGTAGGAGGAACAACTGTTGCCATGCCTTTAGGTGGAAAATACCAGCAAACTCTGATGGAAGGAAGCGTACAGACGCTACCGATCTTAGGAGCAAAAGATATCAAAACCGTTTCTTTAGCAAGCTGGGGATTCGATGCTGAAATCTCAAAACAAAACTCATTATTGGGAGCATCTTACGCAGTAGTAGAAAGTGTTGCGAAGATTGTTGCGATGGGTGGTGACTATAAAAACATCAGGTTAAGCTTCCAGGAATATTTCGAAAAGCTTGGCCATGCTCCTGAAAAATGGGGTAAACCATTAGCTTCTCTTTTAGGAGCTTATGATGCACAAATCAACCTTGGACTAGCAGCTATTGGAGGTAAAGACTCTATGAGTGGAACCTATCAGGATCTGAATGTGCCGCCAACATTAATTTCTTTTGCCTGTGCAAACGGAGAAAAGCAGAATATCATTTCTCCGGAATTTAAAACGGCAGGAAACAAAGTATATTTCTTCAACCATATTGCTCAGGAAAGCGGTCTTCCAAATTATGAGGCTTTAAAAGAAGTATATGAATTCATCTTTGAAAACATCAAATCTGAAAAAATCGTTTCTGTAAAAACGGTAAAAGACGGTGGAGTAGCCGTAGCATTAGCAAAAATGAGTTTCGGAAACAGATTGGGAGCTGAAATCAATGCTGATGAAAATACTTTATTAGCTAAAAATATCGGTAGCTTAATTATCGAAGCTAAAGAAGAACTAAGTAATGCATCTTTACAGTTAATTGGAGAAGTAAAAGATTCAGGAATTTTAAAGGTTAACAATCTCGAAACCCGCATCACGGATCTCGAAGCAGCTCATACAGGTACATTCGAAAACCTTTTCCCAACAGTAGAAAAAGAAAAGATTACGGTTGAAATTGATGAAAAATCAAACTCAGTCAACCCAAGAAATATCATCATCAAAAAACACGGAATTGCACAACCTAAAGTATTTGCTCCGGTATTCCCAGGAACTAACTGTGAGTATGATACCTTAAACGCATTTCAGAAAGAAGGAGCTGTAGTAAGCAGCTTACCTTTAATCAATATCAGTCACCAACTGCTTGATGAAAGTATTGATGCCTGGGTAGAAGAGATCAAAACTTCTCAGATTCTGGCATTCTCAGGCGGGTTCTCCGCAGGTGACGAGCCGGATGGTTCTGCAAAATTCATTGTCAACGTTTTAAAGAACGAAAAGATGAGAAATGCAGTTCACGAATTATTAGACAGAGACGGTATGATTATCGGAATCTGTAACGGATTCCAGGCTCTGGTTAAATCTGGATTATTACCTTACGGAAGAATCAAGGATCTGGATGAAAATTCTCCAACATTGGCTCACAACGCTATCAGAAGACATATTTCTCAAATGGTTACTGTAAAAGTAGTGAATGATGAAAGTCCATGGTTGAAAGGAATGAAAGGCCAGACTTATACGATTCCAATCTCTCACGGAGAAGGACGTTTCATGGCTTCAGAAGAAGAAATCAAGAAGTTGTATGAAAACGGACAGATTGCAACGCAGTACATCGATTTTGATGGAAACATTGCCCACGGAATGCCATTCAATCCAAACAATTCATTATTCGGGATTGAAGGGGTGACCAGCCCATGTGGAAAGATCTACGGAAGAATGGGACACCCGGAAAGATTTACGGAAGGCCTCATGAGAAACATACCAACCGCGAATTATCACAACATATTCAAAAACGGTGTTGAATACTTCAAATAA
- a CDS encoding serine hydrolase, with protein MRKNILVFIFAVASVMNHAQSDKKVYSIIDAAAQKVAKESKAYSVSVGVIKDGKVYTKHFGEIDKGKGNKADDNTYFAIASVTKLFTGQLLAQAVLEGKINLDDDVRKYLKGSYPNLEYNGVPIKVRNLISYETALPRNLPNDDELRKNMTDETPFLYEKLNDGYTKEDFKKDLATVKLEMKPGKEYKYSNLSLELAGLMLENIYGKSYETLLKENIFSKAGMNHTKLELGKNEAQANGYHENYRLMPVGQSLLWGSGGSKTESTMGDMMKFLKEELNLQDKIVQESQRNINNSKEGWFGYFWDKYWISEHGKRGFKHGGSYGINTLFTVFPELNIGICMIVNINGPETFTALYNGTSSLVGDLIPTSDKKQVYGYSVKGDKIVFSYTHPKNLDGNLINTVALAGSFNNWDAENKEYQMVKKDKNLYELEVPVSRFEKGKPYSFKFVLNKEEWIGASKNASNNDGTKDNNLALVL; from the coding sequence ATGAGAAAAAATATCCTTGTATTTATTTTTGCTGTGGCATCTGTAATGAACCATGCGCAAAGTGATAAAAAAGTGTATTCAATCATAGATGCAGCTGCTCAGAAGGTGGCAAAAGAGTCCAAAGCATACTCAGTTTCCGTTGGAGTTATAAAAGACGGGAAAGTATATACCAAGCACTTTGGTGAAATAGACAAAGGAAAGGGAAATAAAGCAGATGATAATACTTATTTCGCCATAGCTTCCGTTACCAAGCTTTTTACAGGGCAGTTATTGGCTCAGGCAGTGCTGGAAGGAAAAATAAATCTGGATGATGATGTCCGTAAATACCTTAAAGGATCTTACCCTAACCTAGAATATAATGGTGTTCCGATAAAAGTAAGGAATTTAATTTCTTACGAAACCGCACTTCCAAGAAATCTTCCTAATGATGATGAATTAAGGAAAAATATGACGGATGAGACCCCTTTTCTTTATGAGAAGCTCAACGATGGGTATACCAAAGAAGACTTTAAAAAAGATCTGGCTACCGTAAAATTAGAGATGAAGCCAGGTAAAGAATATAAATACAGTAATTTAAGCCTTGAGTTGGCCGGTCTCATGCTGGAAAATATTTACGGAAAAAGCTATGAAACCCTTTTGAAAGAAAATATCTTCTCAAAAGCTGGAATGAACCATACTAAGCTGGAACTTGGTAAAAATGAAGCTCAGGCCAATGGATATCATGAAAATTATCGTCTGATGCCTGTTGGGCAAAGCCTTTTATGGGGCTCAGGTGGCTCGAAAACCGAATCTACAATGGGAGATATGATGAAGTTTTTAAAAGAAGAGCTGAATCTACAAGATAAAATAGTACAGGAGTCCCAAAGAAACATTAACAATAGTAAAGAAGGCTGGTTTGGATATTTTTGGGATAAATACTGGATTTCTGAACATGGTAAAAGAGGATTTAAACATGGTGGGTCCTATGGGATCAATACCTTGTTTACTGTATTTCCTGAGCTGAATATCGGAATCTGTATGATCGTGAACATCAATGGGCCTGAAACATTTACCGCACTTTATAATGGTACGAGCAGTTTAGTAGGAGACCTTATTCCAACTTCAGATAAAAAGCAGGTGTATGGGTATTCCGTAAAGGGAGATAAAATCGTTTTTTCTTATACACATCCGAAAAACCTGGACGGAAACCTTATCAATACCGTCGCTTTAGCAGGAAGTTTCAATAATTGGGATGCTGAAAATAAAGAATATCAGATGGTAAAAAAGGATAAAAATCTTTATGAATTGGAGGTTCCTGTCTCTCGATTTGAAAAAGGAAAGCCTTATTCTTTTAAATTTGTATTGAATAAAGAAGAATGGATTGGAGCTTCTAAAAATGCATCTAATAATGATGGTACCAAAGATAATAATCTGGCATTGGTATTATAG
- a CDS encoding WG repeat-containing protein: protein MNKALLFIAMIPILAFSQEKEVLRYFTSKDNLVGVKNQKGDIIIPAQFKIFSDLKDGDLVEGETVLFDGEKKGEKPQKHTWGYVYDRKGNFLYTPFRYDNGPDYFVEGLRRFIKNGKIGFVDRNGKVIIEPKHDFVYYFNYGYASFCDGCKRNDDDGYIKVPGEKWGMMNTKGETVNPLTQYSDRDVKIVGKYYPYPFQYNEKEKNILQFFDQQNKLLSDLYYVNQYNKIPEKEKRLYFEIVERPKENFPYYQVNTYDYTKHDLGMLYRFKFLVSEDAKTVYTIKSYNEQKVPFGDWLRDEIKEAEQYQKEHPDNPNKFKNNQN from the coding sequence ATGAACAAAGCCCTTTTATTCATTGCAATGATTCCCATACTTGCTTTTTCTCAGGAGAAAGAAGTTTTACGATATTTTACTTCCAAAGACAATTTAGTAGGTGTAAAAAACCAAAAAGGAGACATCATTATTCCTGCACAATTTAAAATTTTCTCAGATCTTAAAGATGGTGATCTGGTAGAAGGTGAAACTGTTCTTTTTGACGGTGAAAAAAAAGGAGAGAAGCCTCAGAAACATACCTGGGGATATGTCTATGACAGAAAAGGGAACTTCCTTTATACTCCATTCCGATATGATAATGGCCCTGACTATTTTGTAGAAGGACTGAGACGCTTCATTAAAAACGGAAAGATTGGTTTTGTGGATAGAAACGGAAAGGTGATCATTGAACCTAAACATGATTTTGTATATTATTTCAATTATGGATATGCTTCATTTTGTGACGGATGCAAAAGGAATGATGATGACGGATATATAAAAGTACCCGGTGAAAAATGGGGAATGATGAATACCAAAGGAGAAACCGTTAATCCGCTTACCCAATATTCTGATAGAGATGTGAAAATTGTCGGGAAATATTATCCATATCCTTTTCAATACAACGAAAAAGAGAAAAACATTCTTCAGTTTTTTGATCAACAAAATAAGCTGTTGTCAGATCTTTATTATGTAAACCAGTACAATAAAATCCCTGAAAAAGAAAAGAGATTGTATTTTGAAATTGTAGAAAGACCAAAAGAAAATTTCCCTTATTATCAGGTAAATACTTATGATTATACAAAGCATGATTTGGGAATGCTCTATCGCTTTAAATTCCTGGTTTCAGAAGATGCTAAGACCGTTTATACCATAAAATCATATAATGAACAAAAAGTTCCTTTTGGAGATTGGCTGAGAGATGAAATAAAAGAAGCAGAACAATATCAAAAAGAACATCCTGATAACCCGAACAAATTCAAAAATAACCAGAATTAA
- the purB gene encoding adenylosuccinate lyase produces MNSYKNPLEERYSSEEMLFNFSHNNKFRTWRKLWIALAEIEKDLGLEITDEQIAELKANAENIDFDKAAEYEKKFRHDVMAHVHTYGDVAPSAKGIIHLGATSAFVGDNTDLIQIRDGLLILKKKLVNVMKNLADFAIQYKDLPTLGFTHFQPAQLTTVGKRATLWLQSLVLDIEELDFFLETLRFRGVKGTTGTAASFLELFNGDYSKVKHLDKELSKRFGFEKVFGVSGQTYDRKIDAKVVALLGNIAQSAHKFTNDLRLLQNLKEIEEPFEKNQIGSSAMAYKRNPMRSERIGALAKYVMSLTTSSAMVASTQWFERTLDDSANKRLTIPQAFLAVDAILLIWNNILNGIVVYPNRINKHIEEELPFMATEYIIMEEVKAGGDRQEIHEVIRVHSMEASKKVKEEGKENDLIERILNDDSLKLDKSKLKEVLDPKNFIGFAPIQTEEFVKNEVQPIIDQNKDLIGLEADLKV; encoded by the coding sequence ATGAATTCCTACAAAAATCCATTGGAAGAGCGCTATTCCAGTGAAGAAATGTTGTTTAATTTCTCACATAATAACAAATTCCGTACCTGGAGAAAACTTTGGATCGCTTTAGCAGAGATCGAAAAAGACTTAGGGCTTGAAATTACAGACGAGCAGATCGCTGAGTTAAAAGCTAATGCTGAAAATATCGACTTCGATAAAGCAGCAGAATACGAAAAAAAATTCCGTCATGATGTAATGGCTCACGTTCACACCTATGGTGATGTGGCACCTTCAGCAAAAGGAATTATTCACTTGGGAGCTACCTCAGCTTTTGTAGGAGATAACACAGACTTAATTCAGATCCGTGACGGACTTTTAATCCTGAAGAAAAAGTTGGTGAACGTAATGAAAAACTTAGCAGATTTTGCAATTCAGTACAAGGACCTTCCAACATTAGGATTTACACACTTCCAACCTGCACAGTTAACAACAGTAGGAAAAAGAGCAACTCTTTGGTTACAGAGTTTGGTTCTTGATATCGAAGAATTGGATTTCTTTCTTGAAACCCTACGTTTCAGAGGAGTAAAAGGAACTACAGGAACGGCTGCAAGTTTCCTAGAACTGTTCAATGGAGATTATTCAAAAGTAAAACACTTAGATAAAGAACTTTCAAAAAGATTCGGATTCGAAAAAGTGTTCGGAGTTTCAGGACAGACTTACGATAGAAAAATTGATGCTAAAGTTGTAGCATTATTAGGAAATATCGCTCAATCTGCTCATAAATTCACCAACGATTTACGTTTACTTCAGAACCTGAAGGAAATTGAAGAACCATTCGAAAAAAACCAGATCGGTTCATCTGCAATGGCTTACAAGCGTAACCCAATGAGAAGCGAAAGAATCGGGGCATTGGCAAAATATGTGATGTCTCTTACAACAAGTTCTGCAATGGTAGCCTCTACACAATGGTTCGAAAGAACATTGGATGACTCTGCTAACAAGAGATTAACTATTCCTCAGGCGTTCTTAGCTGTTGATGCAATCTTATTAATTTGGAACAACATCCTGAACGGAATTGTAGTATATCCGAACAGAATCAACAAGCATATTGAAGAAGAGCTTCCTTTCATGGCAACAGAATATATCATCATGGAAGAAGTGAAAGCAGGTGGTGACCGTCAGGAAATTCACGAAGTAATCAGAGTTCACTCTATGGAAGCTTCCAAGAAAGTGAAAGAAGAAGGAAAAGAAAACGACCTGATCGAAAGAATCTTAAACGATGATTCTTTAAAATTAGATAAATCGAAATTAAAAGAAGTTTTAGATCCGAAGAACTTTATCGGGTTCGCACCAATTCAGACAGAAGAATTTGTCAAGAACGAAGTGCAGCCGATTATAGACCAGAATAAAGACTTAATAGGATTAGAAGCTGATCTTAAAGTATAA